One window of Microtus pennsylvanicus isolate mMicPen1 chromosome X, mMicPen1.hap1, whole genome shotgun sequence genomic DNA carries:
- the LOC142841409 gene encoding ferritin light chain 1-like, translated as MEVALNCLVNLHLRASYTYLSLGYDFDLDDLALKGVGHFFRELAEEKREGAERLLKLQNDLCGRALFQDVQKPSPDEWGKTQEAMEAALTLEKNLNQALLGVHFLGSPRTDPYLCEFFEYHFLDEEVKVIKKMGYHLTNL; from the coding sequence ATGGAGGTTGCATTAAACTGCCTGGTCAACTTGCACCTGCGGGCCTCCTACACCTACCTCTCTCTGGGCTATGATTTTGATCTGGATGACTTGGCCCTGAAGGGTGTAGGGCACTTCTTCCGCGAACTGGCCGAGGAGAAGCGTGAGGGTGCTGAGCGTCTCCTCAAGCTGCAGAATGATCTCTGTGGCCGTGCACTCTTTCAAGATGTGCAGAAGCCATCTCCAGATGAGTGGGGTAAAACCCAGGAGGCCATGGAGGCTGCCTTGACCTTGGAGAAGAACTTGAACCAGGCCCTCTTGGGTGTTCATTTCCTGGGTTCTCCTCGCACTGATCcttatctctgtgaattctttgAATACCACTTCCTAGATGAGGAGGTGAAGGTCATCAAGAAGATGGGTTACCACCTAACCAACCTCTGA